A part of Gracilimonas sediminicola genomic DNA contains:
- the flgG gene encoding flagellar basal-body rod protein FlgG, translated as MFRALSTAALGMSAQQRSVDNIANNLANVGTTGFKRSTIAFQDLFYENIASSKLGNAGNQNSSGPSLQIGHGSRAVATIRNFMQGSVAETGNALDLAVSGAGFFQVELPDGNIGYTRDGNFSRDATGMLVNNSGLPLASQIEIPTDAVAIEVSQNGTVTALMAGDNTQVELGQIELAKFSNPGGLEALGDNLFAETESSGMPFFGEPGSEGFGVVRQGYLEQSNVDIVTEMVRLIEAQRAYETNSKMVQTAEDMMSVTNSIKR; from the coding sequence ATGTTTAGAGCATTAAGTACAGCCGCACTTGGAATGAGTGCTCAACAGCGATCGGTAGATAACATAGCCAACAACCTGGCTAACGTTGGAACTACCGGTTTTAAAAGAAGCACCATTGCTTTTCAGGATCTATTTTATGAAAACATCGCTTCTTCCAAGCTGGGCAACGCCGGAAATCAAAACTCAAGTGGCCCTTCGCTGCAAATAGGCCACGGTTCCCGTGCCGTAGCCACTATTCGAAACTTTATGCAGGGCTCGGTAGCCGAAACAGGCAATGCCCTGGATTTGGCCGTCAGCGGTGCCGGTTTCTTCCAAGTAGAACTGCCTGATGGTAACATAGGCTATACCCGCGACGGGAATTTCAGTCGCGATGCCACCGGGATGCTCGTAAACAACTCCGGATTGCCACTGGCCAGCCAAATCGAAATCCCAACCGACGCGGTGGCTATTGAAGTCTCCCAAAACGGAACGGTAACTGCCCTGATGGCCGGTGATAATACCCAGGTTGAATTGGGCCAGATTGAACTGGCCAAGTTTTCCAATCCGGGCGGACTTGAAGCCCTTGGTGACAACCTGTTTGCAGAAACAGAATCCTCTGGCATGCCCTTTTTCGGTGAGCCGGGATCAGAAGGATTTGGGGTGGTTCGCCAGGGATACCTGGAACAGTCTAACGTAGATATTGTAACCGAAATGGTACGGCTGATTGAAGCGCAGCGGGCGTATGAGACCAATTCAAAAATGGTTCAAACCGCTGAAGACATGATGTCGGTAACTAACTCCATCAAACGATAA
- a CDS encoding flagellar hook-basal body protein, with protein sequence MIDRLYTQMQAMQVLNRSQEMTADNLSNINTPGFKGTKVFYRMFQENVNGKTISKSVPMQQVNLEQGVLEPTGNEFDMGINGDGFFVVEENGEQFLTRDGRFHLNPDGYLVNSSGAKVMGDSGPVQLAEYMQSNGETGGNAMLEVSKDGTIRLNNKAQDRLRIVNVEDPAMLNRKGSAYFSVIDEDMLSEDSTGMVMQGYYEKGNVQPLTEMVDMMRNMQAFESQQRALKTTDEMLSQVTTRLGRF encoded by the coding sequence ATGATTGACAGATTATATACCCAAATGCAGGCGATGCAGGTTTTGAACCGGTCTCAGGAAATGACCGCGGATAACTTGTCGAATATTAATACGCCGGGCTTTAAAGGTACCAAAGTGTTTTACCGGATGTTTCAGGAGAACGTGAATGGGAAAACCATCTCAAAAAGTGTACCCATGCAACAGGTGAACCTGGAGCAGGGCGTTCTGGAGCCAACCGGTAATGAATTTGATATGGGTATCAACGGGGATGGATTCTTTGTAGTGGAAGAAAATGGTGAACAGTTTTTAACCCGCGACGGCCGGTTTCACCTTAATCCCGACGGATACCTGGTAAACAGTTCCGGTGCTAAAGTGATGGGAGATTCCGGCCCGGTTCAGCTTGCAGAATATATGCAGTCGAACGGAGAAACAGGTGGGAATGCCATGCTGGAAGTATCTAAAGATGGAACCATCCGGCTGAATAATAAAGCACAAGACCGCCTGCGCATTGTGAATGTGGAAGACCCGGCCATGCTTAACCGAAAAGGGAGTGCTTATTTCTCGGTGATAGATGAAGACATGCTTTCAGAAGATAGCACCGGGATGGTGATGCAGGGATATTATGAAAAAGGAAATGTACAGCCCCTGACGGAGATGGTGGATATGATGAGAAACATGCAGGCTTTTGAAAGCCAGCAGCGTGCATTGAAAACAACAGACGAAATGCTTTCTCAGGTAACCACCCGACTGGGCAGATTTTAA
- the flhB gene encoding flagellar biosynthesis protein FlhB — protein sequence MADNKSDQEKTEEPSQKRLDDARKEGNVSISKEVSSVALMVTAIISFVAMSGIIGDRLTKLFESFFSNAGRGFADQEEATRYLQDALWAGMEMITPTMIGLLVVAILVNVVQTGGVFSFDALKFKGSKMNPLSGLKNIFSTKGLVELVKGMLKLLIILVVAYFTVNSDINHFVSFIISPLEYSMSQSGSFILLFVTRIMSALLVLSIADAVYQQFQHKKDLRMTKQEVKDEYKQMEGDPHVKGQRRKFGMKLRQQKRMDHAVLASDVVVTNPTHYAVALKYDPEKSNAPIVMVKGKRLRALRIKELAKQYGIPIVENVPVARALYATAEEDEFIPADLYRAVAEILAYVYKLKNKHKV from the coding sequence ATGGCAGATAATAAATCAGATCAGGAAAAAACGGAGGAACCCTCCCAGAAACGCCTCGATGATGCGAGGAAGGAAGGGAATGTCAGCATCAGTAAGGAGGTCTCCTCGGTAGCTCTTATGGTTACAGCGATTATATCGTTTGTAGCGATGAGTGGTATAATCGGTGACCGGCTTACCAAGCTGTTCGAGTCTTTCTTTTCGAATGCGGGCAGAGGATTCGCCGATCAGGAGGAAGCTACGCGCTACCTGCAGGATGCATTATGGGCCGGTATGGAAATGATTACCCCAACCATGATCGGCTTACTTGTGGTGGCTATTCTTGTAAATGTAGTGCAAACCGGAGGGGTCTTTTCTTTTGATGCTCTGAAATTTAAAGGCAGCAAAATGAATCCGCTTAGCGGACTCAAGAATATTTTTTCGACCAAAGGACTGGTAGAGCTGGTAAAGGGAATGCTGAAACTACTGATCATCCTGGTTGTCGCCTACTTCACAGTAAATAGTGACATCAACCACTTTGTCTCATTCATCATCTCCCCATTGGAGTATAGCATGAGCCAATCCGGTTCCTTCATTCTATTATTTGTAACCCGGATTATGTCGGCCCTGCTGGTTCTTTCCATTGCTGATGCCGTGTACCAACAGTTCCAGCATAAAAAAGACCTGCGTATGACCAAGCAGGAAGTAAAAGACGAATACAAGCAGATGGAGGGTGATCCGCATGTAAAAGGTCAGCGTAGAAAATTCGGAATGAAACTCCGCCAGCAAAAAAGAATGGATCATGCAGTTCTTGCTTCCGATGTGGTAGTAACCAACCCGACCCACTACGCCGTTGCCCTGAAATACGATCCCGAAAAAAGTAATGCACCTATAGTAATGGTGAAGGGAAAACGGCTGCGTGCTTTAAGAATAAAAGAGCTGGCCAAGCAGTATGGCATACCTATTGTAGAGAATGTACCTGTAGCCCGTGCTCTTTACGCGACGGCTGAGGAAGACGAATTCATTCCTGCAGACCTGTATCGTGCCGTAGCAGAGATCCTGGCGTACGTTTATAAACTGAAAAACAAACACAAAGTATAA
- the flhA gene encoding flagellar biosynthesis protein FlhA, protein MAFGGITTEKLKGTFFQTDVLISSSIIMILLIMIIPFPTQLMDFFLALNISLSLIVMLVAFYALKPLQFAVFPGMLLILTLFRLSLNVGTTRLILSEGYAGSIIESFGGFIVQGNFVIGIIIFSVLVIINFVVITKGATRIAEVAARFTLDAMPGKQMSIDADLAAGLLTDEEAKKKREEISREADFYGAMDGASKFVRGDVIAGLLITFINIIGGLIIGTVQLGMPIGAAATKYTLMTIGDGLVSQIPGLLISTAAGIMVSRAASEGNLGNELKFQLLGNPKTVIIGAVFVFFMGMLPGLPVIPFWSIAGFFLFMGLKNFQREEDERLEEEAAETKELSGKAEDPVENYLLMDTLELEIGYSLIPMVEANQGGDLLDRMTSLRKQLASELGIIIPSIRIRDNVQLDANHYTIKMRGIMQGDGEILPGYHLTLLPADFKPDIQGIETKDPTFGMDAIWVSGKNKSQAEKYGLSVIESGAVITTHLMEVLKKNAHKLVDRQMVKKLIDNIKEQHSALVEELIPDGMKVGEIQKVLKRLLRERVPVKDLVTILETLADYCHQTNNTDVLTEYCRAALSETITRQYANNENEVTVVMMDSNLESHLIAQAQQGTLNSNTLGLTPETVEKLYKNSSATFDSMIRQGFEPILLTSPVLRFTLFEFLAPILPDINVLSYNDISQDVQFKTFGRLKIEDPVKMNQPAANTEQPAQQPEEHVLA, encoded by the coding sequence ATGGCCTTTGGCGGAATCACAACCGAAAAGTTAAAAGGAACATTTTTCCAGACGGATGTCTTAATTTCCTCCAGTATCATCATGATCCTGCTGATTATGATTATACCGTTCCCCACCCAGTTGATGGATTTCTTCCTGGCGTTGAACATCTCCCTCTCCCTCATCGTGATGCTGGTGGCCTTCTATGCTTTGAAACCTTTACAGTTTGCCGTTTTCCCCGGTATGCTTTTGATTCTCACCCTCTTCCGGCTTTCGCTGAACGTGGGTACTACCCGCCTCATTTTAAGTGAAGGCTATGCCGGTTCCATCATTGAATCGTTTGGGGGATTTATTGTACAGGGCAACTTTGTAATCGGGATTATCATTTTCTCGGTTTTGGTGATTATCAACTTTGTGGTAATTACCAAAGGTGCTACCCGTATTGCTGAAGTTGCCGCCCGGTTTACCCTGGATGCCATGCCCGGTAAACAGATGTCGATTGATGCTGACCTTGCCGCAGGATTACTCACCGACGAAGAAGCCAAAAAGAAAAGAGAGGAAATCTCCCGTGAAGCCGACTTTTACGGTGCCATGGATGGTGCCAGTAAGTTCGTCCGCGGTGATGTAATCGCCGGCCTTCTCATTACCTTTATAAATATTATAGGCGGTCTTATTATCGGTACCGTGCAGCTTGGGATGCCAATTGGAGCTGCAGCGACTAAATATACGCTGATGACGATCGGTGACGGTCTGGTTTCTCAAATTCCCGGGCTTTTGATCTCGACGGCTGCAGGTATCATGGTTTCGCGTGCTGCGTCGGAAGGTAACCTGGGTAACGAACTTAAATTCCAGCTGCTGGGGAATCCTAAAACGGTCATTATCGGTGCAGTGTTTGTCTTTTTTATGGGGATGCTGCCCGGACTTCCCGTTATCCCCTTCTGGAGTATTGCCGGCTTCTTCCTGTTTATGGGATTGAAAAACTTTCAGCGAGAAGAAGATGAGAGGCTTGAAGAAGAAGCAGCTGAAACAAAAGAGCTGTCCGGGAAAGCCGAAGATCCGGTTGAGAATTACTTACTGATGGATACCCTGGAGCTCGAAATTGGCTACAGTCTCATTCCCATGGTAGAAGCCAACCAAGGGGGTGATTTATTGGATCGAATGACTTCCCTCCGAAAACAGCTGGCATCCGAACTGGGTATCATCATCCCTTCTATTCGAATACGGGATAACGTTCAGCTTGATGCTAACCACTACACCATAAAGATGAGAGGAATTATGCAGGGCGATGGTGAAATCTTACCCGGTTATCACCTTACTTTGCTTCCGGCCGATTTTAAACCGGACATACAGGGCATAGAAACTAAAGACCCGACCTTCGGAATGGATGCCATTTGGGTGAGCGGAAAGAATAAGTCTCAGGCTGAGAAGTATGGACTTTCCGTGATTGAATCCGGAGCAGTGATTACCACTCATCTGATGGAAGTGCTCAAGAAAAATGCCCATAAGCTGGTTGACCGTCAAATGGTGAAGAAGCTTATTGATAACATCAAAGAGCAGCATTCTGCCTTAGTGGAAGAGCTTATTCCCGATGGCATGAAGGTGGGAGAAATTCAGAAAGTATTAAAACGACTGCTTCGCGAACGGGTTCCGGTAAAAGACCTGGTTACCATTTTGGAGACCCTGGCCGATTACTGCCATCAAACCAACAACACCGATGTACTCACCGAGTACTGCCGTGCTGCTTTATCAGAGACCATCACCCGGCAGTATGCTAACAACGAGAACGAAGTAACGGTGGTAATGATGGACTCTAACCTTGAATCGCACCTGATTGCTCAGGCCCAGCAGGGAACGCTGAACAGCAACACGCTTGGGCTAACCCCTGAAACGGTTGAGAAATTGTATAAGAATTCGTCAGCTACTTTTGACAGTATGATCCGCCAGGGATTTGAACCGATTTTACTTACCTCGCCGGTCCTTCGCTTTACTCTTTTTGAGTTTTTGGCACCAATTTTGCCAGATATAAATGTGCTGTCGTACAACGACATTAGTCAAGACGTACAGTTTAAAACATTCGGCCGACTGAAGATTGAAGACCCTGTAAAGATGAATCAACCGGCGGCTAACACAGAACAACCAGCGCAACAACCTGAAGAACACGTACTGGCATGA
- a CDS encoding MinD/ParA family ATP-binding protein: MKKPIELEQPFVFTVISGKGGVGKSMTSVNTATMLSKLGYKVALLDADLGLANCATLLNEPVSATVSSWMEGKCGIEDLPYYTSGITLVTGANDPGENKFKPDLFMDALDQVTAFLKQSHDFIIIDTPAGAGEMSLWALDISQVGVLVLVDEPTAISDVYRLCKYVFNIDPGYKFASIVNYAESEDTAQSTYQRFNTILNYFLNKQTQYFGFIPASKQIRESVQKQEPLLNMDAGTDILREFEFIAENVLAYAKNEEKTLLKTVH; encoded by the coding sequence ATGAAAAAGCCAATTGAATTAGAACAACCATTTGTCTTCACTGTGATCAGTGGAAAAGGCGGCGTAGGTAAAAGTATGACCAGCGTTAACACAGCAACTATGCTGAGCAAGCTCGGATACAAAGTTGCCTTACTGGATGCTGACCTGGGCCTGGCAAATTGCGCCACCCTGTTGAACGAACCCGTGAGTGCAACGGTAAGTAGCTGGATGGAAGGAAAATGCGGAATTGAAGACTTGCCATACTATACCTCCGGAATCACACTGGTAACCGGAGCAAATGACCCGGGCGAGAACAAGTTTAAACCCGATCTGTTTATGGATGCCCTCGATCAGGTGACTGCCTTTCTGAAGCAAAGCCATGATTTTATCATCATTGATACCCCTGCAGGTGCTGGTGAAATGTCACTATGGGCACTGGATATTTCGCAGGTTGGGGTTTTAGTTCTTGTTGATGAACCCACCGCTATTTCCGATGTGTACCGCTTATGCAAGTACGTATTTAATATCGACCCCGGGTATAAATTCGCAAGTATCGTGAATTATGCTGAAAGTGAAGACACAGCCCAAAGTACCTATCAGCGGTTCAACACCATCCTCAATTATTTTCTAAACAAGCAGACACAATACTTCGGGTTTATTCCGGCAAGCAAGCAAATTCGGGAATCGGTTCAAAAACAAGAGCCGCTGCTGAACATGGATGCCGGGACTGATATACTCAGGGAATTCGAGTTTATTGCAGAAAACGTGCTGGCTTATGCCAAGAATGAAGAAAAAACACTTTTAAAGACTGTACATTAA